From Thermovirga sp., the proteins below share one genomic window:
- a CDS encoding DUF3084 domain-containing protein, producing the protein MRSGTDPEQVVITLDPRSEEMIKECCAGAPGRTILRLIVAENTVQGEPVKGSISLHESRKIYDKGYTLAEVSDIPSALEQEEAEMRLFAILRTVNSKAQKDGVLPDPLRGTVGNISASEFFEAVDLLTLREKTARVIVKAEEDIYTEGPVRVEIVITDD; encoded by the coding sequence ATGCGTTCAGGGACGGACCCCGAGCAGGTGGTTATCACCCTGGACCCCCGATCCGAGGAAATGATAAAGGAGTGTTGCGCGGGAGCCCCGGGCAGGACGATCCTCAGGCTGATAGTCGCGGAAAACACCGTCCAGGGGGAACCCGTGAAGGGCTCGATCTCGTTGCACGAGAGCAGGAAGATCTACGACAAGGGATACACTCTTGCCGAGGTGAGCGACATCCCGTCCGCCCTGGAGCAGGAGGAAGCGGAGATGCGCCTTTTCGCCATCCTCAGGACGGTGAATTCGAAGGCCCAAAAGGACGGGGTGCTCCCGGACCCGTTGAGGGGGACCGTGGGCAACATCAGCGCCTCCGAATTTTTCGAGGCCGTGGACCTGCTGACCCTGAGGGAGAAAACGGCCCGGGTCATTGTCAAGGCGGAGGAAGACATTTATACTGAAGGGCCTGTCCGTGTCGAAATAGTGATCACTGATGACTGA